GAGGACACCGATTCCCAATCCGGCATTTAAGATAAATTCCATATTAGCAGTATGTGTAAAGAAACTACAAACTACGCAATTTAATTTCCTTCGGAAAACGAATTCCAACCCTGCGCAGTCAACGGTATTTGTGCCCCACCCCTGGCAATCATATGAGCTCCGGAAGATGCATCGGTCATGTGGCCGATGACCGTTAAATTGGGATTCCCCTTAATTTTCTCAAAATCATTTTGATCGATGGTAAAAAGAAGTTCGTAATCCTCGCCACCACTTAAGGCTACCAAAGTGCTATCTATTTTAAATTCCTCACAACTCGAGATTACGGTAGGGTCCAATGGAATCTTGTCTTCGAAAAGGTTGCAACCCACATTACTACTTTTACACAAATGCAATATTTCTGAGGAAAGCCCATCACTTATATCGATCATGGCAGTGGGTTTTACCTCAAGTTTTTTAAGTAATTCTGGAATGTCTTTCCGTGCTTCGGGTTTTAATTGGCGCTCCACAATGTAGGAGTAGGGCTCTAAATCGGGTTGGCTGTTCGGGTTCACTTTAAAAACTTCTTTCTCACGTTCCAAAACTTGGAGTCCCGTGTATGCTCCGCCTAAATCTCCCGATACTACCAAAAGATCATTTGGTTTTGCCCCGGAGCGGTAGGTAAGTTCGTCTTCCTTAGCCTGGCCCATAGCCGTAACACTTAATAACATGCCCGTTTTGGATGAAGTAGTATCCCCACCAATCAAATCCACACCATAGGTTTTACAGGCAAGTTGAACTCCGGCATAGAGTTCCTCAAGAGCTTCCAGAGGAAATCTGTTGGAAACTGCAATGGAAAATGTTAGCTGCGTTGCCATAGCGTTCATGGCATAGACATCGCTGAGGTTAACCATCACCGCTTTATAACCTAAATGTTTTAAGGGCATATAGCTCAGGTCAAAGTGTACGCCTTCAATCAACAGGTCTGTAGTTACGACCGTCTTGCTATTGTTATGATCTAAGACAGCGGCATCATCCCCAATACCTTTGACCGTGGACTTTTGGGTGATTGTAAAATTTTTGGTCAGATGGTCTATCAACCCAAACTCACCTAATTTTTCCAAATCGGTTTTTTCCGTATTTTTATCTTTTAACATAGTACATTTTTTAGCGTTGCACCTTTGAATATAATGCCCCTTTGAGGGCTTGAAAAGCAAGGTTCTTTTACGTTTGGCAAAAGTAATCAGGATATTTTATATCGTATCTTTACTTCGGGTATAATTTTTGATACGCACTGATTATGAAATACACTTCACTACTGTTTATGATTGTTCTTGCAATGGCCTGTTCTAAGAATGATGACTCGCCTTCTGACATGGACGAAATGGAAATTATAGACGACCCAGTTACGGGATTAATACCCTGCGAAAACGGGATGGCGGGCGAATACCCATGTAACGGATACGATTTACTGGGCTTTATACCCTTAGCTACTTTTCAATCCCAAGCAGGAAATGACATTTGGGGATGGACGGATACCAGCACCGGAAAGGAATATGCCCTTATGGGTCTGAATGATGGAACAGTTTTTATCGATATTTCAGATACCGAAAATTTAATCTATCTCGGAAAGTTGCCAACGGCTACCGGTTCCAGTACTTGGAGAGATATTAAAGTCCATAATGATTATGCCTACATTGTATCAGAAGCCGATAATCACGGAGTTCAGATTTTTGATTTAAAAAAATTGAGAGATGTGAGCGATGCACCAAGAACATTCTCGTCGGATGGGCGCTATACCGCCATTGGCAATGCGCACAATATTGTAATCAACGAGTTGACCGGATTTGCCTATCCTGTAGGAACGGCTCGTGACGACGATTTCAATGGTGGCGTTCATTTCTTGGATTTACAAAATCCAACAGCGCCTATTTTAGCGGGTGGATGGGGTGACAATGGATATACGCATGACGCACAGGTTATAAGTTATAGTGGTACGGATATGGATTATGCCGGGTCGGAGATTTTCGTGGGTGCCAACGAGAATCAAGTGGTTGTGGTGGATATTACGGACAAAGAATCACCTATTGAATTATCTACATTACCCTATCCCAACATCGGATATACCCATCAAGGTTGGTTCACGGAAGATCAGCGTTATTTTATTCTAGGAGACGAATTGGACGAAATTAATTCCGGTTTTCGTTCCAGGACCTTAATTTTTGATATGACCGATTTGGATAACCCCGTGCTACACGATACCTACTTAGGTCCAACAAGTGCTATTGACCATAACGGGTATGTAGTTGGAGATGAATTCTTTTTGGCTAACTATACTGCCGGAGTTCGCGTTCTAGATATTTCCCAGATTGAAGGAAAGACAATAACCGAAACCGGTTTTTTTGATACGTTTCCTGCTAGTAACAATACCCAATTTGATGGAGTCTGGAGTGTTTATCCCTATTTTGAAAGCGGTAAAATCCTGGTGAGTGATATTAATAGGGGATTCTTTGTTATTAAAAAATCGGAATAAGGATATGCGAAAAGTTCTTTTACCCTTAGTTGCTATTTTAATATTTTCCTGCGCGAAAGAGGATACTCCCATTCCTTTTGAGGCTTCCGAATCCAACTTTGTTGGGGAAGTGGATTGGGTCAAGAATTTTGGTGGGAGCGGTGAGGAAACCGCACAAGCTGTTGTCGCCACCTCGGATGGGGGATATGCCATTTTAGGTTTTACCAATAGTGTGGATGGGGATGTCACGGACAAAGACTTGGAGGTAAACGACTACTGGCTTTTGAAATTGGATGCTGATGGAAATCTACAATGGAATAAAACTTACGGTGGAAGCAAAGATGACCGTGGTCAGAGTTTGGTGCAAACTTCGGATGGGGGTTATGCCCTTACGGGCTATGCCATGAGCGATGATGGAGATGGTTCGCTAAACAATGGGTTTCATGATAATTGGATTTTAAAGCTAGATGCCTTTGGGAATATGGAGTGGGAAAAGAGTTTTGGTTTTTCGGGCCATGATCACTCCTACGATATTCTGCAGACCCAAGACGGCGGATTCTTTTTTACCGGCTTCCTGGATATTACATCAGCTCGGGCCGATGGTAATACGGAGAAGGGCAATACGTTTACCAGTCACGGAGTGGGTGAATTTTGGGGCACAAAAATCAACGAAACAGGTGATCTGCAATGGCGGGGTTATTTTGGAGGCACTAACAACGATCGGTCACATGCGGTCGTACAATCGGATGATGGAGGTTTTGTAATGGTGGGATTTACGGAGAGTTCTGATTATGACATTAGCAATAGTCAAGGAAGTTATGATTATTGGATGGTAAAAGTGGATGATAATGGTAATCTGCTCTGGGAACGTTCTTTTGGTGGCTCAGGCATAGAGATTTCCTTTGATATAGAAAACACCAATGATGGCGGCTATATTGTTGCCGGAAACACCTTCAGTAACGATGGAGATATTTCCCAAAACCAAGGTGAATCGGATTTTTGGCTCATCAAAGTGAATGATGCTGGAAGTTTGATTTGGGAAGAAACTTATGGCGGAACCCAATTTGACGCTGCCCAAGCAGTGGTCCAAAGTTCGGACGGGGGTTTTTTGGTGGTAGGGAATTCAAAGAGTTCCGACTTGGATGCCAACTTCAATAGTGGAGAAAACGACATTTGGGTCATAAAAACTGACGCTCAGGGCAATCTCGTATGGCAGAAATCATTTGGGGGAACGGGAATCGATTTTGGATTTGACGTAGTCGAAAATTCCCAGGGCAATATCTTGGTCGTTGGAGAATCTTCCAGCACTGATTTTCCATCTATTACTTCTAAAGGCAAATCGGACCTCATAGTACTTAAAATCAAGTAATACCCATTATTCAATCCTCAATAGAAAGTCCCTATTATTCCATACGTTATAATAATGTTAGGTTTTATGGTAAAACCCTACTTATACAGTATATTTGTAAACTATTTAGATTAAATCTATTTAACTATGATTCAAGTTTCGGAAACGGCAAAAAAGAAGGTCATCAACCTAATGACGGAAGAGGGTTTTGATGCGGCTAGGGATTATGTTCGAGTGGGTGTAAAGAGCGGTGGTTGCAGTGGATTATCCTATGAATTGAATTTTGATAACAAGCTGGGTGAAACCGATAAGGTCTTTGAAGACAACCAAGTACGGATTATTGTAGATAAAAAAAGCTTTTTATATCTAGTAGGAACTGTTTTGGAGTATTCGGGTGGATTAAACGGAAAAGGATTTGTTTTTAACAATCCAAATGCGCAGCGCACTTGCGGTTGTGGCGAGAGTTTTTCCTTATAGGATTGATAGTTGATACCTTTCAGTTCAATTAAAGTTTTGAAAAAGAAAAT
This sequence is a window from Maribacter aestuarii. Protein-coding genes within it:
- the thiL gene encoding thiamine-phosphate kinase → MLKDKNTEKTDLEKLGEFGLIDHLTKNFTITQKSTVKGIGDDAAVLDHNNSKTVVTTDLLIEGVHFDLSYMPLKHLGYKAVMVNLSDVYAMNAMATQLTFSIAVSNRFPLEALEELYAGVQLACKTYGVDLIGGDTTSSKTGMLLSVTAMGQAKEDELTYRSGAKPNDLLVVSGDLGGAYTGLQVLEREKEVFKVNPNSQPDLEPYSYIVERQLKPEARKDIPELLKKLEVKPTAMIDISDGLSSEILHLCKSSNVGCNLFEDKIPLDPTVISSCEEFKIDSTLVALSGGEDYELLFTIDQNDFEKIKGNPNLTVIGHMTDASSGAHMIARGGAQIPLTAQGWNSFSEGN
- a CDS encoding choice-of-anchor B family protein, whose protein sequence is MKYTSLLFMIVLAMACSKNDDSPSDMDEMEIIDDPVTGLIPCENGMAGEYPCNGYDLLGFIPLATFQSQAGNDIWGWTDTSTGKEYALMGLNDGTVFIDISDTENLIYLGKLPTATGSSTWRDIKVHNDYAYIVSEADNHGVQIFDLKKLRDVSDAPRTFSSDGRYTAIGNAHNIVINELTGFAYPVGTARDDDFNGGVHFLDLQNPTAPILAGGWGDNGYTHDAQVISYSGTDMDYAGSEIFVGANENQVVVVDITDKESPIELSTLPYPNIGYTHQGWFTEDQRYFILGDELDEINSGFRSRTLIFDMTDLDNPVLHDTYLGPTSAIDHNGYVVGDEFFLANYTAGVRVLDISQIEGKTITETGFFDTFPASNNTQFDGVWSVYPYFESGKILVSDINRGFFVIKKSE
- a CDS encoding HesB/IscA family protein translates to MIQVSETAKKKVINLMTEEGFDAARDYVRVGVKSGGCSGLSYELNFDNKLGETDKVFEDNQVRIIVDKKSFLYLVGTVLEYSGGLNGKGFVFNNPNAQRTCGCGESFSL